The following proteins are encoded in a genomic region of Pyrus communis chromosome 11, drPyrComm1.1, whole genome shotgun sequence:
- the LOC137708030 gene encoding formamidopyrimidine-DNA glycosylase isoform X2, with the protein MPELPEVEAARRAVEEHCVGKKIRKARIADDSKVIDGVSRADFEASLLGKIIVSAHRKGKNMWLCLDSPPFPSFQFGMAGAVYIKGVAVTKYKRSAVKDTDEWPSKYSKFFVELDDGLEFSFTDKRRFARVRLLKDPTSVPPISELGPDALLEPMTVDELFECFSKKKIAIKTLLLDQSVISGIGNWVADEVLYQARIHPEQGAASLSKENCAALHKSIKEVIEYAVRVDAESIHFPCEWLFHFRWGKKPGKVDGKKIEFITVGSRTSAFVPELQKLSGPQASKAASKQANKKKGRGDVVNDDVDEAASDEEANENEKSNKGRKPKGQGKRASAKRKSKEGDDEDKDSDDDADDDDDHQDEDQKKKSRKGVNSKQSKAEKTSKAKVQTSQSGKKLKKGK; encoded by the exons ATGCCGGAGCTACCGGAGGTGGAGGCGGCTCGGAGGGCCGTAGAGGAACACTGCGTAgggaagaagataaggaaagcaCGCATCGCCGACGACTCCAAAGTCATCGATGGAGTCTCACGCGCGGACTTCGAGGCCTCTCTCTTGGGAAAGATCATCGTCTCCGCCCACCGCAAGGGCAAGAATATGTGGCTCTGCCTCGACTCTCCTCCCTTTCCTTCTTTCCAATTCG GAATGGCGGGTGCTGTATATATTAAAGGGGTCGCTGTCACGAAATATAAGAG GTCTGCTGTAAAGGACACTGATGAGTGGCCTTCCAAGTATTCCAAGTTCTTTGTTGAA TTGGATGATGGTCTGGAGTTCTCTTTCACTGACAAGAGGCGATTTGCTAGAGTCCGCTTGCTGAAAGAT CCAACTTCTGTGCCCCCCATATCTGAGCTTGGGCCCGATGCTCTCTTGGAGCCTATGACAGTGGATGAACTTTTTGAATGCTTCAGCAAGAAGAAAATTGCGATTAAGACCCTGTTGCTTGATCAG AGTGTTATTTCAGGAATTGGCAATTGGGTTGCTGATGAAGTACTCTACCAA GCAAGAATTCATCCGGAGCAAGGTGCTGCGAGCCTGTCGAAAGAAAATTGTGCAGCTTTACACAAGAGCATCAAAGAG GTTATTGAATATGCGGTTCGAGTTGATGCTGAGTCTATCCACTTTCCCTGTGAATGGTTGTTTCATTTTCGGTGGGGCAAAAAGCCTGGAAAAGTTGATG ggaagaaaattgagtttatCACGGTTGGTAGCAGG ACTTCAGCATTTGTACCAGAGCTTCAGAAGTTAAGTGGACCGCAAGCTTCCAAAGCAGCAAGTAAACAAGCTAACAAGAAAAAGGGGCGTGGTGATGTTGTTAATGATGATGTTGATGAAGCAGCAAGTGATGAAGAAgccaatgaaaatgaaaaatcgaATAAGGGGAGGAAGCCTAAAGGTCAAGGTAAGAGGGCGTCagcaaaaagaaaatcaaaagaggGTGATGATGAAGACAAGGACAGTGATGATGATGCTGACGACGATGATGACCATCAGGATGAAGatcaaaagaagaaatcaagaaaAGGTGTCAATAGTAAGCAATCCAAGGCAGAGAAGACATCAAAGGCAAAGGTGCAGACCAGTCAAAGTGGTAAGAAGCTGAAGAAAGGAAAATAG
- the LOC137708030 gene encoding formamidopyrimidine-DNA glycosylase isoform X1 — MPELPEVEAARRAVEEHCVGKKIRKARIADDSKVIDGVSRADFEASLLGKIIVSAHRKGKNMWLCLDSPPFPSFQFGMAGAVYIKGVAVTKYKRSAVKDTDEWPSKYSKFFVELDDGLEFSFTDKRRFARVRLLKDPTSVPPISELGPDALLEPMTVDELFECFSKKKIAIKTLLLDQSVISGIGNWVADEVLYQARIHPEQGAASLSKENCAALHKSIKEVLEKSLEVGADSSQFPSDWIFHSREKKPGKAFVDGKKIEFITVGSRTSAFVPELQKLSGPQASKAASKQANKKKGRGDVVNDDVDEAASDEEANENEKSNKGRKPKGQGKRASAKRKSKEGDDEDKDSDDDADDDDDHQDEDQKKKSRKGVNSKQSKAEKTSKAKVQTSQSGKKLKKGK, encoded by the exons ATGCCGGAGCTACCGGAGGTGGAGGCGGCTCGGAGGGCCGTAGAGGAACACTGCGTAgggaagaagataaggaaagcaCGCATCGCCGACGACTCCAAAGTCATCGATGGAGTCTCACGCGCGGACTTCGAGGCCTCTCTCTTGGGAAAGATCATCGTCTCCGCCCACCGCAAGGGCAAGAATATGTGGCTCTGCCTCGACTCTCCTCCCTTTCCTTCTTTCCAATTCG GAATGGCGGGTGCTGTATATATTAAAGGGGTCGCTGTCACGAAATATAAGAG GTCTGCTGTAAAGGACACTGATGAGTGGCCTTCCAAGTATTCCAAGTTCTTTGTTGAA TTGGATGATGGTCTGGAGTTCTCTTTCACTGACAAGAGGCGATTTGCTAGAGTCCGCTTGCTGAAAGAT CCAACTTCTGTGCCCCCCATATCTGAGCTTGGGCCCGATGCTCTCTTGGAGCCTATGACAGTGGATGAACTTTTTGAATGCTTCAGCAAGAAGAAAATTGCGATTAAGACCCTGTTGCTTGATCAG AGTGTTATTTCAGGAATTGGCAATTGGGTTGCTGATGAAGTACTCTACCAA GCAAGAATTCATCCGGAGCAAGGTGCTGCGAGCCTGTCGAAAGAAAATTGTGCAGCTTTACACAAGAGCATCAAAGAG GTCCTTGAAAAATCCCTTGAAGTTGGAGCAGATAGTAGTCAATTTCCTAGTGATTGGATTTTTCATTCCCGTGAAAAGAAGCCTGGAAAGGCTTTTGTTGATG ggaagaaaattgagtttatCACGGTTGGTAGCAGG ACTTCAGCATTTGTACCAGAGCTTCAGAAGTTAAGTGGACCGCAAGCTTCCAAAGCAGCAAGTAAACAAGCTAACAAGAAAAAGGGGCGTGGTGATGTTGTTAATGATGATGTTGATGAAGCAGCAAGTGATGAAGAAgccaatgaaaatgaaaaatcgaATAAGGGGAGGAAGCCTAAAGGTCAAGGTAAGAGGGCGTCagcaaaaagaaaatcaaaagaggGTGATGATGAAGACAAGGACAGTGATGATGATGCTGACGACGATGATGACCATCAGGATGAAGatcaaaagaagaaatcaagaaaAGGTGTCAATAGTAAGCAATCCAAGGCAGAGAAGACATCAAAGGCAAAGGTGCAGACCAGTCAAAGTGGTAAGAAGCTGAAGAAAGGAAAATAG
- the LOC137708031 gene encoding uncharacterized protein → MASALLSLPFNLPASSSPLSAVHNSPKPKSHIRLFTSSRRRARVTASAADQEKTKDTEKDSDSDSDSPAFNPFGFVTDNPSSRSAIQISESPAESGNVGQMLYRIEDKGKEYGKYFRAGEYVWFVRETGSAESERGTVVFLHGAPTQSYSYRSVMSQLSEDFGFHCLAPDWLGFGFSDKPQAGYDDFDYKEEEFHKEFDKLLDKLRVKSPFYLVVQGFLVGSYGLTWALKNPSRISKLAILNTPLTVSSPVPGLFKQLRFPFLGEFTCQNAVMAERFIEAGSAYVLKLEKADVYRLPYLSSSGPGFALLETTRKADFNGILSQISSGFASGRWDTPTLVVWGISDKYLPQSIAEEFQKANPTSVQLKLIEGAGHMPQEDWPERVVTALRVFF, encoded by the exons ATGGCTTCGGCTCTGCTCTCTCTGCCCTTCAACCTCCCAGCctcttcttctcctctctccGCCGTACACAACTCTCctaaacccaaatcccacatcCGCCTTTTTACAAGCAGTAGGAGAAGAGCAAGAGTCACAGCCAGTGCTGCAGACCAAGAAAAAACCAAGGACACAGAGAAAGACTCAGACTCAGACTCAGACTCACCGGCTTTCAACCCCTTTGGCTTTGTCACCGATAACCCATCAAGCCGTAGTGCCATTCAGATCAGTGAGAGCCCTGCAGAGTCTGGCAATGTTGGCCAAATGCTTTAT AGGATAGAAGACAAGGGGAAGGAATATGGTAAATACTTCAGAGCAGGGGAGTATGTATGGTTTGTGAGAGAAACTG GATCAGCTGAGAGCGAACGTGGAACAGTTGTCTTTCTTCACGGTGCTCCCACGCAGTCTTACAGCTACAGAAGTGTCATGTCACAG CTGTCAGAAGACTTCGGCTTCCACTGCTTAGCACCAGATTGGCTAGGATTTGGTTTCAGTGACAAGCCACAGGCTGGATATGATGACTTTGATTACAAAG AAGAGGAGTTCCACAAGGAATTTGACAAATTACTGGATAAGCTCCGCGTCAAATCTCCTTTCTATCTAGTCGTTCAG GGATTTCTTGTAGGTTCATATGGACTGACATGGGCATTAAAGAACCCGAGCAGAATATCAAAGCTTGCAATTCTAAACACTCCACTGACAGTTTCATCTCCCGTTCCTGGACTGTTTAAGCAATTAAG ATTCCCTTTTTTAGGTGAATTTACATGCCAGAATGCAGTTATGGCCGAGCGCTTCATTGAAGCAGGTAGCGC TTATGTGTTGAAGCTCGAAAAGGCTGATGTGTATCGATTACCATATCTTTCAAGCAGTGGAcctggatttg CGTTACTTGAAACTACAAGGAAAGCCGATTTCAATGGTATATTAAGCCAAATATCATCTGGGTTTGCATCTGGAAG ATGGGATACGCCGACTCTGGTTGTATGGGGGATTTCAGACAAGTATCTCCCTCAGTCTATAGCAGAAGAGTTTCAGAAAGCAAACCCTACTTCGGTCCAGCTTAAGTTGATAGAAGGTGCCGGGCATATGCCACAGGAGGATTG GCCCGAGAGAGTTGTTACTGCTCTACGAGTATTCTTTTAA